In the Candidatus Deferrimicrobium sp. genome, ATCGAGGTTTTTCTCCTTCGCGCCGAGGAGACCACGGAAACCGCTGTAGGTAGCCCACCCGCCGCCGAACTCCACCTCGAAAAAGGGGGCTTCCTCTACCTCGAACACCAGGTCCAGGACGCCTTCCTCCGGACGCTTGACCCGCTGGATCCGCACGCTCTTGTAGAGCCCCGTGGCGTAGACCGCTTGCTGGAACCGGAGCAGATCTTTCTCACCGGCCGTCCCTCCCCGGGCGATCGGGTTCTCGCGCAGGATCACCGTGGCCCGGGTGAGGAGCGTCCCGCGGACCACGATGGTCCCGAGACGATAGCGGGGCCCTTCAACGATCACGAAGCGCAACACGCAGGAGGCATCCTCGTTGAAGAGCACCTCCGAATCCATGCGTACATCCAGGTAGCCGGAGTTGCGATAGAGCGCGGCCACCGCCTCCTGATCGGCTTCCGCGCCGATGTAGTCGAGATACGCCCCCTCCTTGTTCCTCATGAGCGCAAGAAATTCGGCCCGTAGGAAGTGATCGTTCCCCAGGAAGACGATGTCCCGGACCCGGAATCGCGGCCCTTCCTCGACCCGGATCGTTTTCACGATCCCGCCCCGGTCGTCCCAGGCATTATCGACGCCCAGGACTTTCATCCGGGCGTACCCGGACTTCTGGTACAACCCGACGACCGCGTTCAGGTCGTCGTTCCACTTCTCCTCGTGGTATTCCCCGGAGCTTGTGACCCAATGGAATAGTCCGCGGCCCTTCGTCGTCATCTGCCCGCGGAGGGTCTTCTCGCTCAAGCCCCGATTCCCGGAGAAGCGGACGTCCTTGATGTAACCCCGTTTTCCTTCCACGACCGACACGATGAGAGGAGTGAGGCCCGCGGACGGCTCCTCCACGGTGACGGTGGCGTCGAACAGCAGGTAGCCCCGTTCCTGATAATACGCGGACAACCTCTCCCTCAGTTCGCGTACGAGGGCGCCCTCGGAGATCTCCTCGGCTCCCCGGAGTCCGGCGACCTCCGCGAGGTGATCCGGCGTGAAGGCGGAAACACCCTCCCAGCGCACGTCGTACCGCGGCCCCTCCTCGACCTGGACGGCCGGGCACAGGAGATCCGAAGACGGCTCGCACCGATCGACCGTTTCGCTAACGTGCACGGTGAGGAATCCCGCCCGCTTGTACTCGCTCCTCACGCGGGGGAGTCCCTCATCCCACCGGTGGAAGTCGAACGGCTTTCCCGCCTCCGTACCGAGAAACCGCGCCATCTCCTCCGGCGTGAACCGTGTCGCCCCCGGAAACCGGAGATTTCCCAAGATCCCGGGTTCCCCCTCGACAACGGTGATAAGGACCTTTCCACCTCCGTTTTCCACGTTGCAAATCACCGAAATGGAGGCCGTCCCCCGGACGAATCCTTTCCGCGTCAGAAATGCCTTCACGGCTACCTCCGCGTCGGAGAGGTCCTTCTCCTCGACAGGGGCGCCGCGCTTCAGTCGGGTTGCCGAGATGATCTGCGTGGGGGGAAACCGCTTCGCCCCCTTCACTTCGATCTCCGCGACGAGGGGTAACGGCCGGAGAAAAAAGAGGAGGTCCACCTTTCCGTCCGTCTCGCGAGTAAACGCGGAGACCTCGCGGAAGACCGATTTCTCGGACAACCCCCGAATCGACGCGCGGACC is a window encoding:
- the bamA gene encoding outer membrane protein assembly factor BamA, with translation MERSRVLPFLLSAAFLLFFRGFSTATEAPPPADTGPAISSISFQVPSPFLISYEELTGLIKVRPGDRLTREGVRASIRGLSEKSVFREVSAFTRETDGKVDLLFFLRPLPLVAEIEVKGAKRFPPTQIISATRLKRGAPVEEKDLSDAEVAVKAFLTRKGFVRGTASISVICNVENGGGKVLITVVEGEPGILGNLRFPGATRFTPEEMARFLGTEAGKPFDFHRWDEGLPRVRSEYKRAGFLTVHVSETVDRCEPSSDLLCPAVQVEEGPRYDVRWEGVSAFTPDHLAEVAGLRGAEEISEGALVRELRERLSAYYQERGYLLFDATVTVEEPSAGLTPLIVSVVEGKRGYIKDVRFSGNRGLSEKTLRGQMTTKGRGLFHWVTSSGEYHEEKWNDDLNAVVGLYQKSGYARMKVLGVDNAWDDRGGIVKTIRVEEGPRFRVRDIVFLGNDHFLRAEFLALMRNKEGAYLDYIGAEADQEAVAALYRNSGYLDVRMDSEVLFNEDASCVLRFVIVEGPRYRLGTIVVRGTLLTRATVILRENPIARGGTAGEKDLLRFQQAVYATGLYKSVRIQRVKRPEEGVLDLVFEVEEAPFFEVEFGGGWATYSGFRGLLGAKEKNLDGLGRSVSAQAIASQKEERLIGALREPWIFGHRWKWEGGLTGLYQKAERVSFNLRKASIVTSITRKLLERSSVSLQYELSRDEVWNVAPGAVLSPQDQGFATIAAVRALAVLDLRDDPFNPKKGTLLSGSAELATTAMGSTVDYYKISGQSSFYFTVLRHSTIVISVRAGMARPYGSTPEVPIQKRFFLGGRTTVRGFKEDSLGSKAADGTPTGGDRMVNLNNELRVPLWDGVIGAVFVDMGSVWFARETVSGFDLRKTSGLGLRYLTPVGPIGLDYGWKLDRREGESAAEWHFTIGAVF